The following are encoded in a window of Gramella sp. MT6 genomic DNA:
- a CDS encoding alpha/beta fold hydrolase, producing MELHSTILGEGKPFLILHGFLGMSDNWKTLGKQFAKDGFQVHLIDQRNHGKSPHSDDFSYELMAKDIKEYCDTKNLKSIILLGHSMGGKTAMLAACKNEDLVEKLIVVDIAPKYYAPHHQQILKGLTALDEAKLTSRGDAEDFLKEYIPETGVRLFLLKNLYWKTKKQLSLKLNLDVLKENIENIGEALPVDKSYQGPALFVKGENSDYIKPEDETDIKRQFPFAEIQEIKNAGHWVHAENMEDFYEAVVRFV from the coding sequence ATGGAGTTACATTCTACAATTCTTGGAGAAGGTAAGCCCTTTCTTATCCTGCATGGTTTTTTAGGGATGAGCGATAACTGGAAAACCTTAGGGAAACAATTCGCAAAAGATGGATTTCAGGTTCATTTAATAGACCAGCGTAACCACGGAAAAAGTCCGCACAGTGATGATTTTTCCTATGAGCTAATGGCTAAGGACATAAAGGAATATTGTGACACAAAAAATTTAAAGAGTATTATTTTGCTAGGTCATTCTATGGGCGGGAAAACCGCTATGCTTGCGGCATGTAAAAATGAAGATCTGGTAGAGAAATTGATAGTAGTAGATATTGCTCCAAAATATTACGCTCCCCATCACCAACAGATCTTGAAAGGCCTAACTGCGTTAGATGAAGCTAAACTGACCTCTAGGGGAGATGCTGAGGATTTTTTGAAAGAATATATACCCGAAACCGGTGTAAGATTATTTTTACTGAAAAATCTTTACTGGAAGACAAAGAAGCAGCTGTCCTTAAAGCTGAATCTTGATGTTCTTAAAGAGAATATCGAAAATATTGGGGAGGCTCTGCCAGTGGATAAATCCTACCAGGGTCCTGCACTTTTCGTGAAAGGGGAAAATTCAGATTATATAAAACCGGAGGATGAAACTGATATCAAAAGGCAATTTCCATTCGCTGAAATTCAGGAAATTAAAAATGCCGGTCATTGGGTTCATGCTGAAAATATGGAGGACTTCTACGAGGCTGTAGTGAGATTTGTTTAA
- a CDS encoding DUF6089 family protein: MRYLIAFVVMAFFTTTTYSQQVEVGVFAGGANFIGDVGRTNYILPNTPVGGLIAKWNRSSRHALRLSLLYAEISADDTKSSDTRRQQRGYSFENTIAEASLGLEFNFWDFDLTNPLPQSTPYLYTGITYFRADHVWLKNGRANNLVNEGSNYEFAIPMVMGYKEAVTEHIIGAFEIGARYTLTDNLDGSWPEEYLGRREPSAEFGNRNTKDWYVFTGITFTFTFGRKPCYCF, encoded by the coding sequence ATGAGGTACCTTATCGCATTTGTAGTGATGGCATTTTTTACAACAACCACATACTCGCAGCAAGTCGAGGTTGGAGTTTTTGCCGGAGGTGCAAATTTTATTGGTGATGTGGGTCGAACCAATTATATTCTACCAAATACGCCGGTAGGAGGTTTGATCGCAAAATGGAATCGAAGCAGCAGGCATGCTCTAAGATTATCCTTGCTATATGCAGAGATTTCTGCAGATGACACTAAATCTTCAGATACCAGAAGGCAGCAGCGAGGCTATTCTTTTGAAAATACAATTGCCGAAGCTTCATTAGGATTAGAATTCAATTTCTGGGATTTTGATCTTACGAACCCATTACCGCAAAGCACGCCGTATCTTTACACAGGGATCACCTATTTTAGGGCAGATCACGTCTGGCTAAAGAACGGAAGGGCCAATAACCTGGTGAACGAAGGTTCAAATTATGAATTCGCGATCCCAATGGTTATGGGATATAAAGAAGCGGTCACAGAGCACATCATAGGCGCATTCGAAATTGGAGCAAGGTATACGCTTACCGATAACCTTGACGGTAGCTGGCCGGAGGAATATTTGGGGCGTAGAGAACCTTCCGCAGAATTCGGAAACAGAAACACAAAAGATTGGTATGTATTTACCGGTATAACATTCACATTTACCTTTGGCCGAAAGCCATGTTATTGCTTTTAA
- a CDS encoding NAD kinase, with amino-acid sequence MKIGIYGQFYHANAAQYIGQLLELLDKKNIEVLIEEDFLKLIHSNNSIEKDYDHFSAFEELDNSYDLFFCIGGDGTILKSINYIRNLDIPIVGINTGRLGFLATIQKEQIESTLDEILEKKFSLSPRSVLTIETNPKNFDPVFSHIALNEIAVSRKNTTSMITVDTWLDDQYLTSYWADGLIVSTPTGSTGYSLSCGGPVITPDADSLVITPIAPHNLNARPLVIKDHTRIKLKVSGRENTHLVSMDSRIATLENDTEIIITKAPYTINFVELREDSFLNTLRKKLLWGEDKRN; translated from the coding sequence ATGAAAATAGGCATTTACGGTCAGTTTTACCATGCCAATGCTGCACAGTACATAGGCCAGCTACTGGAACTTTTAGACAAAAAGAATATTGAAGTTTTAATCGAAGAAGATTTTCTGAAATTAATTCACAGCAACAACAGCATAGAAAAAGATTACGACCATTTTAGTGCTTTTGAAGAATTAGATAACTCCTATGACCTTTTTTTCTGTATAGGTGGCGATGGTACTATTTTAAAGTCTATAAATTATATTCGCAACCTTGACATCCCTATTGTGGGGATAAACACGGGAAGGCTAGGTTTTCTGGCTACTATCCAAAAAGAACAGATAGAAAGTACTCTCGATGAAATTCTCGAGAAAAAATTCAGCCTTTCTCCAAGATCTGTTTTGACAATAGAAACAAATCCCAAAAATTTTGATCCTGTTTTTTCTCATATCGCGCTCAATGAGATCGCCGTTAGCAGGAAAAACACTACTTCCATGATCACGGTAGATACCTGGCTGGACGATCAATATCTTACCTCATATTGGGCAGATGGCCTTATCGTCTCTACTCCCACCGGTTCAACGGGATATTCGCTCAGCTGCGGAGGACCAGTAATCACACCAGATGCAGATTCCCTGGTGATCACACCTATTGCACCGCACAACCTGAATGCCAGGCCATTGGTAATTAAAGATCATACCAGGATCAAGTTAAAAGTTTCGGGCCGGGAAAACACCCATTTAGTATCAATGGATTCCCGAATTGCAACTTTAGAGAACGATACTGAGATCATTATCACGAAAGCACCCTACACCATTAATTTTGTTGAATTAAGAGAAGATAGTTTTTTAAATACTCTTCGAAAAAAACTGCTTTGGGGCGAAGACAAGCGTAACTAA
- a CDS encoding acetoin utilization protein acuB: protein MSLEKHILNDVGILSVSDNIGDIQKLFNQLTYTHLPVESEGAYVGCISENDIRCFENKKTIDDYRYALEGFYVRESNYWLDSLEAFAQNNSNILPVLDDNNNYLGYVELNEMISLFKETPFLHEPGNILVIEKAFKDFTFGEVSQIVESNNAHLLGAFVSKMEDDMAEITIKVTPSGMNEIIQAFRRYGYIIISEHQEDTFNKNLKDRSQYLDKYLNI from the coding sequence ATGAGTTTGGAAAAACACATATTGAATGATGTAGGAATTTTAAGTGTTTCTGATAATATCGGAGACATTCAGAAACTTTTTAATCAACTAACCTATACTCATCTTCCTGTAGAAAGCGAAGGTGCGTATGTTGGCTGTATTTCCGAAAATGATATCAGATGCTTTGAGAATAAAAAAACCATCGATGATTACCGCTATGCGTTAGAAGGATTTTATGTTAGAGAAAGTAATTATTGGCTAGACAGTCTTGAGGCTTTCGCACAGAACAATTCTAATATCCTCCCGGTTCTTGATGATAACAATAATTATCTGGGTTACGTAGAACTGAATGAGATGATCTCCTTGTTCAAGGAAACACCATTTTTACACGAACCCGGCAATATCCTGGTCATAGAAAAGGCATTTAAGGATTTTACCTTTGGAGAAGTTAGCCAGATCGTAGAATCTAATAACGCCCACCTTCTGGGAGCGTTTGTTTCTAAAATGGAAGATGACATGGCCGAGATCACAATAAAGGTCACACCTTCGGGAATGAACGAGATCATCCAGGCCTTTAGAAGATATGGATACATCATCATATCTGAACATCAGGAAGATACTTTCAACAAAAACCTCAAGGACAGGTCACAATACCTTGATAAATATCTGAACATATAA
- a CDS encoding pyridoxine 5'-phosphate synthase, translating into MTKLSVNINKIATLRNARGGDMPNVVEAARKIESFGAEGITVHPRPDERHIRYADVKDLKPVLTTEFNIEGKPIQQFLDLVLETRPAQVTLVPDAEDAITSNAGWDTIKHKDYLKEVIAKFKSHGIRTSIFVDPVKKFIEGAAETGTDRIELYTEAFAVNYAKGNQDAAKPYAECAELAHKLGLGVNAGHDLSLENLKFFKDNVPHLAEVSIGHALISEALYLGLEKTIYEYLKLLK; encoded by the coding sequence ATGACGAAATTAAGTGTCAATATCAATAAAATAGCCACTTTGAGAAATGCTCGTGGAGGGGATATGCCAAATGTTGTGGAAGCAGCCAGAAAGATTGAATCGTTTGGAGCGGAGGGAATCACAGTACATCCCAGGCCAGATGAAAGACATATTAGGTATGCAGACGTTAAAGATCTTAAACCGGTGCTTACTACAGAATTCAACATTGAAGGCAAGCCTATTCAGCAATTCTTAGACCTCGTATTGGAAACACGACCGGCGCAGGTCACTCTGGTGCCAGATGCAGAGGATGCCATTACTTCTAACGCTGGTTGGGATACTATAAAGCATAAAGATTATTTGAAGGAGGTGATCGCAAAATTCAAATCACACGGAATAAGAACTTCCATTTTTGTAGATCCGGTAAAGAAATTCATTGAAGGTGCTGCTGAAACCGGCACTGACAGGATCGAATTATATACCGAAGCTTTTGCGGTAAATTATGCGAAAGGTAATCAGGATGCAGCTAAACCATATGCCGAATGTGCTGAACTTGCTCATAAACTCGGGCTTGGGGTAAATGCGGGTCACGATCTGTCTCTTGAAAATCTAAAGTTCTTTAAGGATAATGTTCCGCATCTAGCTGAGGTTTCTATAGGTCATGCGTTGATCTCAGAAGCACTTTATCTGGGCCTTGAAAAAACTATTTATGAATATTTAAAACTTTTAAAATAG
- a CDS encoding isoprenyl transferase: protein MNYKDNLNLDKLPEHIAIIMDGNGRWAKQKGFLRASGHKEGTKAVRDIVEGCAEIGVKNLTLYAFSTENWNRPKLEVDTLMKLLVSSLKKEMKTLKDNEIRLNSIGNISSLPTKAKKELLDVIEKTSGNKRMTLTLALSYGSREEITNCITQIAAKVKSDELTLDAVDESVINEHLYTRNLPDVDLLIRTSGEQRISNFLLWQIAYAELYFTKILWPDYRREDLFEAIYNYQNRERRFGKTSEQLS, encoded by the coding sequence ATGAATTATAAAGACAATTTAAACCTTGATAAATTACCCGAGCACATCGCCATAATAATGGATGGCAATGGTCGCTGGGCGAAGCAAAAAGGTTTCCTCAGGGCTTCTGGACATAAAGAAGGCACGAAAGCGGTGAGGGATATTGTTGAAGGCTGCGCTGAAATTGGAGTGAAAAATCTTACTCTATATGCTTTTTCCACAGAAAATTGGAATCGCCCGAAATTAGAAGTTGACACGTTGATGAAACTTCTGGTTTCTTCCTTAAAAAAAGAAATGAAAACCCTGAAAGATAATGAGATCAGGCTGAATTCCATTGGGAACATTTCCAGTTTACCTACCAAAGCAAAGAAAGAATTGTTAGATGTGATTGAAAAAACTTCTGGCAACAAGCGCATGACTCTAACCCTTGCGTTAAGCTATGGTAGCAGGGAAGAAATTACAAATTGCATCACTCAGATTGCTGCTAAAGTAAAAAGTGATGAATTAACCCTTGATGCAGTTGATGAATCCGTTATAAATGAGCATCTTTACACCCGAAATTTACCAGATGTAGATCTTTTGATCCGCACTAGTGGTGAACAGCGTATAAGCAACTTCCTTTTGTGGCAAATCGCTTATGCCGAATTGTATTTTACGAAAATCTTATGGCCAGATTACAGAAGAGAAGACCTTTTTGAAGCCATATACAACTATCAAAACAGAGAAAGAAGATTTGGAAAAACAAGTGAGCAACTCAGTTAG